Proteins encoded by one window of Candidatus Sericytochromatia bacterium:
- a CDS encoding amidohydrolase family protein gives MSEPSARIPRIDLHVHLAGLGGGAPGCHISPRMARSLAFKALERVIGVDTRDALGATEHFAARLVAFAESSEEIDYVAAFALDGVYTGGGELDLAQSHLFVPNAWTFQVCRRSPRLLPVISVNPQRKDALTELQRWGPDAVALKWLGPLQKFDPTAAAHARFYDALKELGLPVIAHSGCEHTFPGMVQRLGNPLLYETLLQRGIPVVFSHCGTGSWLFPGHDYSAEFIQLLERYPHAYGDTSAFASLVRRSQIRRFAASRYIDRILHGSDWPIPSSALVFLPELGFNRVFGLERDRHPLDRDARTKRAMGLPDSVFTGAWQLLAPRIQHWLQVRTSWLNGAAGPGGLLAR, from the coding sequence GTGAGCGAACCCAGCGCCCGCATTCCCCGCATCGATTTGCACGTGCACCTGGCCGGGCTGGGCGGCGGGGCCCCCGGCTGCCACATCTCGCCGCGCATGGCGCGCTCGCTGGCGTTCAAGGCGCTGGAACGGGTGATCGGCGTCGACACGCGCGATGCGCTGGGCGCCACGGAACACTTTGCGGCCCGCCTGGTGGCCTTTGCCGAGAGTTCCGAGGAAATCGATTACGTGGCCGCCTTCGCCCTAGACGGGGTCTACACCGGCGGCGGCGAACTGGACCTGGCGCAAAGCCACCTGTTCGTGCCCAACGCCTGGACCTTTCAGGTCTGCCGGCGATCGCCCCGGCTGCTGCCCGTCATCTCCGTCAACCCGCAACGCAAGGACGCGCTGACCGAACTGCAGCGCTGGGGGCCGGATGCAGTGGCCCTGAAATGGCTGGGCCCGCTGCAAAAATTCGACCCGACGGCCGCCGCCCACGCCCGCTTTTACGACGCCTTGAAAGAGCTGGGCCTGCCCGTCATCGCCCACTCCGGCTGCGAGCACACCTTTCCCGGCATGGTCCAGCGGCTGGGCAACCCATTGCTCTACGAAACCTTGCTCCAGCGCGGCATTCCGGTGGTGTTCAGCCACTGCGGCACCGGCTCGTGGCTGTTTCCAGGGCACGATTACAGCGCCGAATTTATCCAGCTGCTGGAACGTTACCCGCACGCCTATGGCGACACCTCGGCCTTCGCCTCGCTGGTGCGCCGCAGCCAGATTCGCCGCTTCGCGGCCAGCCGCTACATCGACCGCATCCTCCACGGCTCGGACTGGCCGATTCCCAGTTCGGCGCTGGTCTTCCTGCCCGAACTCGGCTTCAACCGGGTGTTCGGGCTGGAACGCGACCGGCACCCGCTCGACCGCGATGCCCGCACCAAACGGGCCATGGGGCTGCCGGACAGCGTCTTCACAGGCGCCTGGCAACTGCTGGCGCCGCGCATCCAGCACTGGCTGCAGGTCCGCACGTCCTGGCTGAACGGGGCCGCGGGCCCCGGGGGCCTGCTCGCCCGCTGA
- a CDS encoding aromatic ring-hydroxylating dioxygenase subunit alpha: MRGYWYIAAEDRELGEQPLAREILGDRLVLFRGADGRPTALLDRCPHRAVELSKGRCRDGRLACPYHGWEFDGSGACVAIPSLCAGEAIPAAARTPAYPTREQDGYIWVYLGAQPGEPPPEGVMPFAFPHRGEAGWAHARLQTSIPNAVENVIENFIDCPHTGYVHGGLFRTPASHGARTVVRAVPDGVVIEIDEDQQTDSLLGRLLVPRGETVRHQDRFYLPATVQVAYHFGPRKSVIGFQLCTPVNAHETKVYVYLTWRLGWLTPLLKPFMPWVGQIVLQQDMGVLVNQGEVLRRGETRFVSCPADTANLWIRAARERAGRGEAQPARETRVEFRL, from the coding sequence ATGCGTGGCTACTGGTACATCGCGGCGGAAGACCGAGAGCTCGGAGAGCAGCCCCTGGCCCGGGAAATACTCGGCGATCGCCTGGTGCTCTTCCGCGGCGCCGATGGCAGGCCCACCGCCTTGCTCGACCGCTGCCCGCACCGCGCGGTGGAACTCTCGAAGGGCCGCTGCCGCGACGGCCGCCTGGCCTGCCCCTACCACGGCTGGGAATTCGACGGCAGTGGCGCCTGCGTCGCGATCCCCTCACTCTGCGCCGGGGAGGCGATCCCGGCGGCGGCCCGGACGCCCGCCTACCCCACCCGCGAACAGGATGGTTACATCTGGGTCTACCTGGGCGCGCAGCCCGGCGAGCCGCCGCCCGAAGGGGTGATGCCCTTCGCCTTTCCGCATCGCGGCGAGGCCGGCTGGGCCCATGCGCGCCTGCAGACCAGCATCCCCAACGCGGTCGAAAACGTCATCGAGAACTTCATCGACTGCCCGCACACTGGTTACGTGCACGGGGGGCTGTTCCGCACGCCCGCCAGCCACGGCGCGCGCACGGTGGTGCGGGCCGTGCCGGACGGCGTGGTGATCGAGATCGACGAGGACCAGCAAACCGACAGCTTGCTGGGGCGCCTGCTGGTGCCGCGCGGTGAGACCGTCCGCCACCAGGACCGCTTCTACCTGCCCGCCACGGTGCAGGTGGCCTACCACTTCGGCCCGCGCAAGTCGGTCATCGGCTTCCAGCTCTGCACGCCTGTCAACGCGCATGAAACCAAGGTCTACGTTTACCTGACGTGGAGACTGGGCTGGCTGACACCGCTGCTCAAGCCGTTCATGCCCTGGGTGGGCCAGATCGTGCTTCAACAGGATATGGGCGTGCTGGTCAACCAGGGCGAGGTGCTGCGGCGCGGCGAGACCCGCTTCGTCTCCTGCCCGGCCGACACGGCCAATCTGTGGATCCGTGCCGCGCGGGAACGCGCCGGGCGCGGCGAGGCCCAACCGGCGCGCGAGACCCGGGTGGAGTTTCGCCTGTGA